Proteins from a genomic interval of Pithys albifrons albifrons isolate INPA30051 chromosome 15, PitAlb_v1, whole genome shotgun sequence:
- the RBM27 gene encoding RNA-binding protein 27 isoform X3, whose amino-acid sequence MIIESVDALKSWLAKLLEPICDADPSALANYVVALVKKDKPEKELKAFCADQLDVFLQKETSGFVDKLFESLYTKSYLPSAEPTKAEAKPAGQEKEVKEELCVKQNFQESVEEERESRKKKYSSPQRSRGDSSEQRTREKKRDDGKWRDYDRYYDRSDLYREKSSWRRGRSKSRSKSRGLSRSRSRSRGRSKDRDGSRSEHRERERSKYKSEKNDVESSYNPVSASSSKSSEQYSSTQAIPSSVTVVAPAHHLENTTESWSNFFNNHSNPSSFGRNPPPKRRCQDYDERGYCVLGDLCQFDHGNDPLVVDEVSLPSMIPFPPPPPGLPPPPGLLLPPLPGPVRGLRLPVPPAHPQPPPPVVLPVPRPPLTQSSLINSRDQRGTSAVPSLAPVGARLPPPLAQNLLYTVSEHTYEPDGYNPEAPSITSAGRSQYRQFFTRAQMQRPNLIGLTSGEMDTNPRAANIIIQTEPPIPITNNSSNVTRVVLEPDSRKRPPSNMECPPLKKPWLGKQANNSQNKPGFLKKNQYTNTKLEVRKIPPELNNITQLNEHFSKFGTIVNIQVAFQNDPEAALIQYLSNDEARKAISSTEAVLSNRFIRVLWHRESEQQPPLLQQQQTPPQPLHHQLHLQQQALATPPAVTVHSSLSKVCATGEVSSIPEWLLLQESKVSNLHISIFVDTQVMSKPLASGAYVLNKVPVKLRLGAAGGSQSELSQPGAVVEESQIFPTSTSHSKMVYSSPNLKTSLKSGAGSKPHDVQEALKKKQEAMKLQQDMRKKKQEMLEKQIECQKMLISKLEKSKNMKPEERAEIMKTLKELTGKISQLKDELKTSSTTSAPSKLKSKTEAQKELLDAELDFHKRLSSGEDTTELRKKLNQLQVEAARLGILPVGRGKTVPAQGRGRGRGHGGRGRGMLNHMVVDHRPKALTVGGFVEEEKDELLQHFSKFGDIEDLQEEDSPLSVVLTFKSRSEAENAANQGSRFKDRQLQISWHKPKVPSVSTEIEEEESKEEETETSDLFLHEDDDDDDEDEDESRSWRR is encoded by the exons ctgTGACGCAGACCCCTCAGCCTTGGCCAACTATGTTGTGGCGTTAGTCAAGAAAGACAAGCCTGAGAAGGAGCTGAAAGCTTTCTGTGCTGACCAGCTGGATGTCTTCCTGCAGAAAG AAACTTCAGGGTTTGTAGATAAACTTTTTGAAAGTTTGTACACCAAGAGTTACCTTCCTTCTGCTGAGCCCACGAAGGCAGAGGCAaaacctgcagggcaggagaaagAAGTCAAGGAGGAG TTGTGTgttaaacagaattttcaaGAGTCAGTTGAAGAAGAGcgggagagcaggaagaaaaagtatTCCAGTCCCCAGAGGAGCCGTGGAGATTCCAGTGAGCAAAG AACCAGAGAGAAAAAGCGGGATGATGGGAAATGGAGGGACTATGACAGGTACTACGACAGGAGCGACTTGTACAGGGAGAAGTCCAGCTGGCGCCGGGGCAGGAGTAAAAGCCGGAGCAAAAGCCGAGGGCTAAGTCGGAGTCGCAGCCGCAGCAGGGGCCGGAGCAAAGACCGGGATGGCAGCAGGAGTG agcaccgagagagagagagatcaaAATACAAGAGTGAAAAGAATGATGTTGAAAGCTCATATAATCCGGTGTCCGCATCTTCCAGTAAATCCTCTGAACAGTATTCCTCCACGCAAGCTATTCCCAGTTCTGTAACTGTAGTTGCACCTGCACACCACCTTGAAAACACCACAGAGAGCTGGTCAAATTTCTTCAACAATCACAGCAATCCCAGTTCATTTGGCAGAAACCCTCCTCCTAAAAGAAGATGTCAAGATTACGATG AGCGAGGATATTGTGTCCTTGGTGATCTCTGCCAGTTTGACCACGGGAATGATCCTTTGGTCGTGGATGAGGTTTCCTTGCCGAGTATGATCCCAtttccgccgccgccgccggggctGCCGCCGCCTCCGGGGttgctgctgccgccgctgccGGGCCCGGTGCGGGGGCTGAGGCTGCCGGTGCCCCCGGCCCacccgcagccgccgccgcccgtCGTGCTGCCCGTCCCAC GACCACCTTTAACACAGTCCAGCTTGATAAATAGCCGTGACCAGCGGGGGACAAGCGCAGTGCCCAGTCTGGCACCCGTGGGAGCAAGGCTGCCTCCTCCTCTGGCCCAGAACCTGCTCTATACAGTATCAGAAC ATACATATGAGCCAGATGGCTATAACCCTGAAGCTCCTAGTATTACCAGTGCTGGTAGATCTCAGTATCGGCAGTTCTTTACGAGAGCACAAATGCAACGTCCAAATCTAATTGGCCTAACATCTGGGGAGATGGATACAAATCCTCGAG ctgCCAATATTATCATCCAGACTGAACCTCCCATTCCCATTACAAATAACAGCAGCAATGTCACTAGAGTTGTCCTGGAACCAGACAGcaggaaaagacctccaagtaACATGGAATGTCCACCATTGAAGAAACCCTGGCTGGGAAA GCAAGCAAATAACAGCCAGAATAAGCCAGGGTTTTTGAAAAAGAATCAGTATACGAATACAAAATTAGAAGTTCGAAAAATTCCACCAGAATTGAACAATATTACACAGCTCAATGAACACTTCAGCAAATTTGGAACTATTGTAAACATTCAG GTTGCTTTCCAGAATGATCCTGAAGCTGCTCTCATTCAGTACTTGAGTAATGACGAGGCGAGGAAGGCGATTTCCAGCACGGAGGCAGTGCTGAGCAATCGGTTTATCCGggtgctgtggcacagggagagtgagcagcagcccccattgctgcagcagcagcaaaccccccctcagcccctccatcaccagctgcacctccagcagcaggcCCTGGCCACGCCACCCGCCGTGACCGTGCACAGCAGCCTGTCCAAGGTATGTGCCACAGGGGAGGTTAGCAGCATTCcagagtggctgctgctgcaggaaagcaAAGTATCTAATCTTCATATTTCAATATTTGTGGATACACAGGTGATGAGCAAACCCCTGGCATCTGGTGCCTATGTCCTTAACAAAGTCCCAGTGAAGCTGCGCCTcggagctgcaggtgggagccAGTCTGAGCTGAGCCAGCCCGGGGCTGTGGTGGAGGAGTCTCAG ATATTTCCTACTTCTACAAGCCACTCAAAAATGGTTTACAGTTCTCCAAATTTAAAGACATCCCTGAAGTCTGGTGCAGGGTCTAAACCTCACGATGTACAAGAAGCCCTTAAGAAAAAACAG GAGGCAATGAAACTGCAACAAGACATGAGGAAAAAGAAGCAGGAGatgttagaaaagcaaatagAATGCCAGAAG ATGTTGATATCCAAGCTGGAGAAAAGCAAGAACATGAAACCAGAAGAGAGAGCAGAAATTATGAAAACCTTAAAAGAACTAACAGGAAAAATATCTCAGTTAAAGGATGAATTGAAAACTTCATCTACAACCTCTGCACCATCCAAATTGAAGTCCAAGACAGAG GCACAGAAGGAACTGTTGGATGCAGAGCTGGATTTCCACAAGAGACTGTCCTCTGGAGAGGACACGACTGAACTGCGGAAGAAGCTCAACCAGTTACAAGTGGAG GCTGCCCGGTTAGGCATCTTGCCTGTTGGTCGAGGAAAGACAGTGCCAGCCCAAGGAAGAGGCCGGGGCCGGGGTCACGGGGGCAGAGGAAGGGGCATGTTGAACCACATGGTGGTGGATCATCGGCCCAAAGCACTCACCGTTGGAGGCTTCgttgaagaggaaaaagatgaaTTGTTACAGCACTTCTCT AAATTTGGAGATATTGAAGACCTTCAAGAAGAAGACTCCCCATTAAGTGTTGTTCTGACTTTTAAGTCTCGCTCAGAAGCTGAGAAT GCTGCTAACCAGGGATCCCGGTTCAAGGACCGACAGCTCCAGATCTCATGGCACAAACCCAAGGTACCTTCTGTGTCCACAGAAATCGAGGAAGAGGAGTCCAAGGAAGAG gAGACTGAAACCTCGGACTTATTTTTGCACGAAgatgatgacgatgatgatgaagatgagGATGAATCTCGTTCTTGGAGAAGATGA
- the RBM27 gene encoding RNA-binding protein 27 isoform X5, producing the protein MIIESVDALKSWLAKLLEPICDADPSALANYVVALVKKDKPEKELKAFCADQLDVFLQKETSGFVDKLFESLYTKSYLPSAEPTKAEAKPAGQEKEVKEELCVKQNFQESVEEERESRKKKYSSPQRSRGDSSEQRTREKKRDDGKWRDYDRYYDRSDLYREKSSWRRGRSKSRSKSRGLSRSRSRSRGRSKDRDGSRSGLGQVCWKSKGHRLQQISTHLETSLVKGREHRERERSKYKSEKNDVESSYNPVSASSSKSSEQYSSTQAIPSSVTVVAPAHHLENTTESWSNFFNNHSNPSSFGRNPPPKRRCQDYDERGYCVLGDLCQFDHGNDPLVVDEVSLPSMIPFPPPPPGLPPPPGLLLPPLPGPVRGLRLPVPPAHPQPPPPVVLPVPRPPLTQSSLINSRDQRGTSAVPSLAPVGARLPPPLAQNLLYTVSEPANIIIQTEPPIPITNNSSNVTRVVLEPDSRKRPPSNMECPPLKKPWLGKQANNSQNKPGFLKKNQYTNTKLEVRKIPPELNNITQLNEHFSKFGTIVNIQVAFQNDPEAALIQYLSNDEARKAISSTEAVLSNRFIRVLWHRESEQQPPLLQQQQTPPQPLHHQLHLQQQALATPPAVTVHSSLSKVMSKPLASGAYVLNKVPVKLRLGAAGGSQSELSQPGAVVEESQIFPTSTSHSKMVYSSPNLKTSLKSGAGSKPHDVQEALKKKQEAMKLQQDMRKKKQEMLEKQIECQKMLISKLEKSKNMKPEERAEIMKTLKELTGKISQLKDELKTSSTTSAPSKLKSKTEAQKELLDAELDFHKRLSSGEDTTELRKKLNQLQVEAARLGILPVGRGKTVPAQGRGRGRGHGGRGRGMLNHMVVDHRPKALTVGGFVEEEKDELLQHFSKFGDIEDLQEEDSPLSVVLTFKSRSEAENAANQGSRFKDRQLQISWHKPKVPSVSTEIEEEESKEEETETSDLFLHEDDDDDDEDEDESRSWRR; encoded by the exons ctgTGACGCAGACCCCTCAGCCTTGGCCAACTATGTTGTGGCGTTAGTCAAGAAAGACAAGCCTGAGAAGGAGCTGAAAGCTTTCTGTGCTGACCAGCTGGATGTCTTCCTGCAGAAAG AAACTTCAGGGTTTGTAGATAAACTTTTTGAAAGTTTGTACACCAAGAGTTACCTTCCTTCTGCTGAGCCCACGAAGGCAGAGGCAaaacctgcagggcaggagaaagAAGTCAAGGAGGAG TTGTGTgttaaacagaattttcaaGAGTCAGTTGAAGAAGAGcgggagagcaggaagaaaaagtatTCCAGTCCCCAGAGGAGCCGTGGAGATTCCAGTGAGCAAAG AACCAGAGAGAAAAAGCGGGATGATGGGAAATGGAGGGACTATGACAGGTACTACGACAGGAGCGACTTGTACAGGGAGAAGTCCAGCTGGCGCCGGGGCAGGAGTAAAAGCCGGAGCAAAAGCCGAGGGCTAAGTCGGAGTCGCAGCCGCAGCAGGGGCCGGAGCAAAGACCGGGATGGCAGCAGGAGTG GGCTAGGTCAGGTCTGTTGGAAAAGTAAAGGGCACAGATTACAGCAGATTTCAACGCACCTTGAGACCTCGTTAGTTAAGGGCAGAG agcaccgagagagagagagatcaaAATACAAGAGTGAAAAGAATGATGTTGAAAGCTCATATAATCCGGTGTCCGCATCTTCCAGTAAATCCTCTGAACAGTATTCCTCCACGCAAGCTATTCCCAGTTCTGTAACTGTAGTTGCACCTGCACACCACCTTGAAAACACCACAGAGAGCTGGTCAAATTTCTTCAACAATCACAGCAATCCCAGTTCATTTGGCAGAAACCCTCCTCCTAAAAGAAGATGTCAAGATTACGATG AGCGAGGATATTGTGTCCTTGGTGATCTCTGCCAGTTTGACCACGGGAATGATCCTTTGGTCGTGGATGAGGTTTCCTTGCCGAGTATGATCCCAtttccgccgccgccgccggggctGCCGCCGCCTCCGGGGttgctgctgccgccgctgccGGGCCCGGTGCGGGGGCTGAGGCTGCCGGTGCCCCCGGCCCacccgcagccgccgccgcccgtCGTGCTGCCCGTCCCAC GACCACCTTTAACACAGTCCAGCTTGATAAATAGCCGTGACCAGCGGGGGACAAGCGCAGTGCCCAGTCTGGCACCCGTGGGAGCAAGGCTGCCTCCTCCTCTGGCCCAGAACCTGCTCTATACAGTATCAGAAC ctgCCAATATTATCATCCAGACTGAACCTCCCATTCCCATTACAAATAACAGCAGCAATGTCACTAGAGTTGTCCTGGAACCAGACAGcaggaaaagacctccaagtaACATGGAATGTCCACCATTGAAGAAACCCTGGCTGGGAAA GCAAGCAAATAACAGCCAGAATAAGCCAGGGTTTTTGAAAAAGAATCAGTATACGAATACAAAATTAGAAGTTCGAAAAATTCCACCAGAATTGAACAATATTACACAGCTCAATGAACACTTCAGCAAATTTGGAACTATTGTAAACATTCAG GTTGCTTTCCAGAATGATCCTGAAGCTGCTCTCATTCAGTACTTGAGTAATGACGAGGCGAGGAAGGCGATTTCCAGCACGGAGGCAGTGCTGAGCAATCGGTTTATCCGggtgctgtggcacagggagagtgagcagcagcccccattgctgcagcagcagcaaaccccccctcagcccctccatcaccagctgcacctccagcagcaggcCCTGGCCACGCCACCCGCCGTGACCGTGCACAGCAGCCTGTCCAAG GTGATGAGCAAACCCCTGGCATCTGGTGCCTATGTCCTTAACAAAGTCCCAGTGAAGCTGCGCCTcggagctgcaggtgggagccAGTCTGAGCTGAGCCAGCCCGGGGCTGTGGTGGAGGAGTCTCAG ATATTTCCTACTTCTACAAGCCACTCAAAAATGGTTTACAGTTCTCCAAATTTAAAGACATCCCTGAAGTCTGGTGCAGGGTCTAAACCTCACGATGTACAAGAAGCCCTTAAGAAAAAACAG GAGGCAATGAAACTGCAACAAGACATGAGGAAAAAGAAGCAGGAGatgttagaaaagcaaatagAATGCCAGAAG ATGTTGATATCCAAGCTGGAGAAAAGCAAGAACATGAAACCAGAAGAGAGAGCAGAAATTATGAAAACCTTAAAAGAACTAACAGGAAAAATATCTCAGTTAAAGGATGAATTGAAAACTTCATCTACAACCTCTGCACCATCCAAATTGAAGTCCAAGACAGAG GCACAGAAGGAACTGTTGGATGCAGAGCTGGATTTCCACAAGAGACTGTCCTCTGGAGAGGACACGACTGAACTGCGGAAGAAGCTCAACCAGTTACAAGTGGAG GCTGCCCGGTTAGGCATCTTGCCTGTTGGTCGAGGAAAGACAGTGCCAGCCCAAGGAAGAGGCCGGGGCCGGGGTCACGGGGGCAGAGGAAGGGGCATGTTGAACCACATGGTGGTGGATCATCGGCCCAAAGCACTCACCGTTGGAGGCTTCgttgaagaggaaaaagatgaaTTGTTACAGCACTTCTCT AAATTTGGAGATATTGAAGACCTTCAAGAAGAAGACTCCCCATTAAGTGTTGTTCTGACTTTTAAGTCTCGCTCAGAAGCTGAGAAT GCTGCTAACCAGGGATCCCGGTTCAAGGACCGACAGCTCCAGATCTCATGGCACAAACCCAAGGTACCTTCTGTGTCCACAGAAATCGAGGAAGAGGAGTCCAAGGAAGAG gAGACTGAAACCTCGGACTTATTTTTGCACGAAgatgatgacgatgatgatgaagatgagGATGAATCTCGTTCTTGGAGAAGATGA
- the RBM27 gene encoding RNA-binding protein 27 isoform X4 → MIIESVDALKSWLAKLLEPICDADPSALANYVVALVKKDKPEKELKAFCADQLDVFLQKETSGFVDKLFESLYTKSYLPSAEPTKAEAKPAGQEKEVKEELCVKQNFQESVEEERESRKKKYSSPQRSRGDSSEQRTREKKRDDGKWRDYDRYYDRSDLYREKSSWRRGRSKSRSKSRGLSRSRSRSRGRSKDRDGSRSGLGQVCWKSKGHRLQQISTHLETSLVKGREHRERERSKYKSEKNDVESSYNPVSASSSKSSEQYSSTQAIPSSVTVVAPAHHLENTTESWSNFFNNHSNPSSFGRNPPPKRRCQDYDERGYCVLGDLCQFDHGNDPLVVDEVSLPSMIPFPPPPPGLPPPPGLLLPPLPGPVRGLRLPVPPAHPQPPPPVVLPVPRPPLTQSSLINSRDQRGTSAVPSLAPVGARLPPPLAQNLLYTVSEHTYEPDGYNPEAPSITSAGRSQYRQFFTRAQMQRPNLIGLTSGEMDTNPRAANIIIQTEPPIPITNNSSNVTRVVLEPDSRKRPPSNMECPPLKKPWLGKQANNSQNKPGFLKKNQYTNTKLEVRKIPPELNNITQLNEHFSKFGTIVNIQVAFQNDPEAALIQYLSNDEARKAISSTEAVLSNRFIRVLWHRESEQQPPLLQQQQTPPQPLHHQLHLQQQALATPPAVTVHSSLSKVMSKPLASGAYVLNKVPVKLRLGAAGGSQSELSQPGAVVEESQIFPTSTSHSKMVYSSPNLKTSLKSGAGSKPHDVQEALKKKQEAMKLQQDMRKKKQEMLEKQIECQKMLISKLEKSKNMKPEERAEIMKTLKELTGKISQLKDELKTSSTTSAPSKLKSKTEAQKELLDAELDFHKRLSSGEDTTELRKKLNQLQVEAARLGILPVGRGKTVPAQGRGRGRGHGGRGRGMLNHMVVDHRPKALTVGGFVEEEKDELLQHFSKFGDIEDLQEEDSPLSVVLTFKSRSEAENAANQGSRFKDRQLQISWHKPKVPSVSTEIEEEESKEEETETSDLFLHEDDDDDDEDEDESRSWRR, encoded by the exons ctgTGACGCAGACCCCTCAGCCTTGGCCAACTATGTTGTGGCGTTAGTCAAGAAAGACAAGCCTGAGAAGGAGCTGAAAGCTTTCTGTGCTGACCAGCTGGATGTCTTCCTGCAGAAAG AAACTTCAGGGTTTGTAGATAAACTTTTTGAAAGTTTGTACACCAAGAGTTACCTTCCTTCTGCTGAGCCCACGAAGGCAGAGGCAaaacctgcagggcaggagaaagAAGTCAAGGAGGAG TTGTGTgttaaacagaattttcaaGAGTCAGTTGAAGAAGAGcgggagagcaggaagaaaaagtatTCCAGTCCCCAGAGGAGCCGTGGAGATTCCAGTGAGCAAAG AACCAGAGAGAAAAAGCGGGATGATGGGAAATGGAGGGACTATGACAGGTACTACGACAGGAGCGACTTGTACAGGGAGAAGTCCAGCTGGCGCCGGGGCAGGAGTAAAAGCCGGAGCAAAAGCCGAGGGCTAAGTCGGAGTCGCAGCCGCAGCAGGGGCCGGAGCAAAGACCGGGATGGCAGCAGGAGTG GGCTAGGTCAGGTCTGTTGGAAAAGTAAAGGGCACAGATTACAGCAGATTTCAACGCACCTTGAGACCTCGTTAGTTAAGGGCAGAG agcaccgagagagagagagatcaaAATACAAGAGTGAAAAGAATGATGTTGAAAGCTCATATAATCCGGTGTCCGCATCTTCCAGTAAATCCTCTGAACAGTATTCCTCCACGCAAGCTATTCCCAGTTCTGTAACTGTAGTTGCACCTGCACACCACCTTGAAAACACCACAGAGAGCTGGTCAAATTTCTTCAACAATCACAGCAATCCCAGTTCATTTGGCAGAAACCCTCCTCCTAAAAGAAGATGTCAAGATTACGATG AGCGAGGATATTGTGTCCTTGGTGATCTCTGCCAGTTTGACCACGGGAATGATCCTTTGGTCGTGGATGAGGTTTCCTTGCCGAGTATGATCCCAtttccgccgccgccgccggggctGCCGCCGCCTCCGGGGttgctgctgccgccgctgccGGGCCCGGTGCGGGGGCTGAGGCTGCCGGTGCCCCCGGCCCacccgcagccgccgccgcccgtCGTGCTGCCCGTCCCAC GACCACCTTTAACACAGTCCAGCTTGATAAATAGCCGTGACCAGCGGGGGACAAGCGCAGTGCCCAGTCTGGCACCCGTGGGAGCAAGGCTGCCTCCTCCTCTGGCCCAGAACCTGCTCTATACAGTATCAGAAC ATACATATGAGCCAGATGGCTATAACCCTGAAGCTCCTAGTATTACCAGTGCTGGTAGATCTCAGTATCGGCAGTTCTTTACGAGAGCACAAATGCAACGTCCAAATCTAATTGGCCTAACATCTGGGGAGATGGATACAAATCCTCGAG ctgCCAATATTATCATCCAGACTGAACCTCCCATTCCCATTACAAATAACAGCAGCAATGTCACTAGAGTTGTCCTGGAACCAGACAGcaggaaaagacctccaagtaACATGGAATGTCCACCATTGAAGAAACCCTGGCTGGGAAA GCAAGCAAATAACAGCCAGAATAAGCCAGGGTTTTTGAAAAAGAATCAGTATACGAATACAAAATTAGAAGTTCGAAAAATTCCACCAGAATTGAACAATATTACACAGCTCAATGAACACTTCAGCAAATTTGGAACTATTGTAAACATTCAG GTTGCTTTCCAGAATGATCCTGAAGCTGCTCTCATTCAGTACTTGAGTAATGACGAGGCGAGGAAGGCGATTTCCAGCACGGAGGCAGTGCTGAGCAATCGGTTTATCCGggtgctgtggcacagggagagtgagcagcagcccccattgctgcagcagcagcaaaccccccctcagcccctccatcaccagctgcacctccagcagcaggcCCTGGCCACGCCACCCGCCGTGACCGTGCACAGCAGCCTGTCCAAG GTGATGAGCAAACCCCTGGCATCTGGTGCCTATGTCCTTAACAAAGTCCCAGTGAAGCTGCGCCTcggagctgcaggtgggagccAGTCTGAGCTGAGCCAGCCCGGGGCTGTGGTGGAGGAGTCTCAG ATATTTCCTACTTCTACAAGCCACTCAAAAATGGTTTACAGTTCTCCAAATTTAAAGACATCCCTGAAGTCTGGTGCAGGGTCTAAACCTCACGATGTACAAGAAGCCCTTAAGAAAAAACAG GAGGCAATGAAACTGCAACAAGACATGAGGAAAAAGAAGCAGGAGatgttagaaaagcaaatagAATGCCAGAAG ATGTTGATATCCAAGCTGGAGAAAAGCAAGAACATGAAACCAGAAGAGAGAGCAGAAATTATGAAAACCTTAAAAGAACTAACAGGAAAAATATCTCAGTTAAAGGATGAATTGAAAACTTCATCTACAACCTCTGCACCATCCAAATTGAAGTCCAAGACAGAG GCACAGAAGGAACTGTTGGATGCAGAGCTGGATTTCCACAAGAGACTGTCCTCTGGAGAGGACACGACTGAACTGCGGAAGAAGCTCAACCAGTTACAAGTGGAG GCTGCCCGGTTAGGCATCTTGCCTGTTGGTCGAGGAAAGACAGTGCCAGCCCAAGGAAGAGGCCGGGGCCGGGGTCACGGGGGCAGAGGAAGGGGCATGTTGAACCACATGGTGGTGGATCATCGGCCCAAAGCACTCACCGTTGGAGGCTTCgttgaagaggaaaaagatgaaTTGTTACAGCACTTCTCT AAATTTGGAGATATTGAAGACCTTCAAGAAGAAGACTCCCCATTAAGTGTTGTTCTGACTTTTAAGTCTCGCTCAGAAGCTGAGAAT GCTGCTAACCAGGGATCCCGGTTCAAGGACCGACAGCTCCAGATCTCATGGCACAAACCCAAGGTACCTTCTGTGTCCACAGAAATCGAGGAAGAGGAGTCCAAGGAAGAG gAGACTGAAACCTCGGACTTATTTTTGCACGAAgatgatgacgatgatgatgaagatgagGATGAATCTCGTTCTTGGAGAAGATGA